A genomic segment from Gorilla gorilla gorilla isolate KB3781 chromosome 3, NHGRI_mGorGor1-v2.1_pri, whole genome shotgun sequence encodes:
- the GK2 gene encoding glycerol kinase 2 codes for MAAPKTAAVGPLVGAVVQGTNSTRFLVFNSKTAELLSHHKVELTQEFPKEGWVEQDPKEILQSVYECIVRTCEKLDELNIDISNIKAVGVSNQRETTVIWDKLTGEPLYNAVVWLDLRTQTTVEDLSKKIPGNSNFVKSKTGLPLSTYFSAVKLRWMLDNVRNVQKAVEEGRALFGTIDSWLIWSLTGGVNGGVHCTDVTNASRTMLFNIHSLEWDKELCDFFEIPMDLLPNVFSSSEIYGLIKTGALEGVPISGCLGDQCAALVGQMCFQEGQAKNTYGTGCFLLCNTGRKCVFSEHGLLTTVAYKLGREKPAYYALEGSVAIAGAVIRWLRDNLGIIETSGDIERLAKEVGTSYGCYFVPAFSGLYAPYWEPSARGILCGLTQFTNKCHIAFAALEAVCFQTREILEAMNRDCGIPLRHLQVDGGMTNNKVLMQLQADILHIPVIKPFMPETTALGAAMAAGAAEGVSVWSLEPQALSVLRMERFEPQIQATESEIRYATWKKAVMKSMGWVTRQSPESGDPSIFSSLPLGFFIVSSMVMLIGARYISGVP; via the coding sequence ATGGCAGCCCCGAAGACAGCAGCTGTGGGGCCGTTGGTGGGAGCGGTGGTCCAGGGCACCAACTCCACTCGCTTTCTGGTTTTCAATTCAAAAACAGCGGAACTACTTAGTCATCACAAAGTGGAATTAACACAAGAGTTCCCAAAAGAAGGATGGGTGGAACAAGACCCTAAGGAAATTCTTCAGTCTGTCTACGAGTGTATAGTGAGAACGTGTGAGAAACTTGATGAACTGAATATTGATATATCCAACATAAAAGCTGTTGGTGTCAGCAATCAGAGGGAAACCACTGTAATCTGGGACAAGTTAACAGGAGAGCCTCTCTACAATGCAGTGGTGTGGCTTGATCTAAGAACCCAGACTACTGTTGAGGATCTTAGTAAAAAAATTCCAGGAAATAGTAACTTCGTCAAGTCTAAGACAGGCCTTCCACTCAGCACTTACTTCAGTGCAGTAAAACTTCGTTGGATGCTTGACAATGTGAGAAACGTCCAAAAGGCTGTTGAAGAAGGTAGAGCTCTTTTTGGTACCATTGATTCATGGCTTATCTGGAGTTTGACAGGAGGAGTTAATGGAGGTGTGCATTGTACAGATGTAACAAATGCAAGTAGGACAATGCTTTTTAATATCCATTCTTTGGAATGGGATAAAGAGCTCTGTGACTTTTTTGAAATTCCAATGGACCTTCTTCCAAATGTCTTCAGTTCTTCTGAGATCTATGGCCTAATTAAAACTGGAGCCCTGGAAGGTGTGCCAATATCTGGGTGTTTGGGGGACCAATGTGCTGCATTAGTAGGACAAATGTGCTTCCAGGAGGGACAAGCCAAAAACACCTATGGAACAGGTTGCTTCTTACTGTGTAATACAGGTCGTAAATGTGTGTTTTCTGAACATGGCCTTCTGACCACAGTAGCTTACAAACTAGGCAGAGAGAAGCCAGCATATTATGCACTGGAAGGTTCTGTTGCTATAGCAGGTGCTGTTATTCGTTGGCTAAGAGACAATCTTGGAATTATAGAGACCTCAGGAGATATTGAAAGACTTGCTAAAGAAGTAGGAACTTCTTATGGCTGTTACTTTGTCCCAGCCTTTTCAGGGTTATATGCACCTTATTGGGAGCCCAGTGCAAGAGGGATACTCTGTGGCCTCACTCAGTTTACCAATAAATGTCATATTGCTTTTGCTGCGTTAGAAGCTGTTTGTTTCCAAACCCGAGAGATTTTGGAAGCCATGAACCGTGACTGTGGAATTCCACTTCGTCATTTGCAGGTAGATGGAGGAATGACCAACAACAAAGTTCTTATGCAACTACAAGCAGATATTCTTCATATTCCAGTAATAAAACCCTTTATGCCTGAAACAACTGCACTAGGAGCTGCCATGGCAGCAGGGGCTGCAGAGGGAGTAAGCGTTTGGAGCCTTGAACCCCAGGCTTTGTCAGTTCTCAGGATGGAACGATTTGAACCACAGATCCAGGCCACAGAAAGTGAAATTCGTTATGCCACATGGAAGAAAGCCGTAATGAAGTCAATGGGTTGGGTTACCCGTCAGTCTCCTGAAAGTGGTGATCCTTCTATCTTCTCTAGTCTGCCTTTGGGATTTTTTATAGTGAGTAGCATGGTAATGCTAATTGGGGCAAGATATATATCGGGTGTACCATAA